In one window of Methanosarcina vacuolata Z-761 DNA:
- a CDS encoding flavodoxin family protein, with the protein MKVLLVNGSPHEKGCTYTALSEVAKTLNEEEIDTEIFWIGKKPLTGCTACKSCAKTGLCAFNDRVNDFLNIAKDADGFIFGSPVHYAAAGGAITSFMDCVFYADLQGGRQSFYLKPAAAVVSARRAGTTATLDQLNKYFTISEMPIVSSRYWNMVHGAKPENVKKDLEGLQIMRVLARNMAWFLKCKEAGMKAGVQLPMKEKSIYTNFIRE; encoded by the coding sequence GTGAAAGTATTATTAGTAAACGGAAGTCCGCATGAGAAAGGCTGTACCTATACGGCTCTTTCAGAAGTAGCAAAGACCTTGAATGAAGAAGAGATTGACACAGAAATTTTTTGGATCGGAAAAAAGCCTCTTACCGGGTGCACTGCCTGCAAGAGCTGTGCCAAAACAGGGCTCTGTGCATTTAATGACCGCGTCAACGATTTTCTTAACATTGCCAAAGATGCAGATGGATTTATTTTCGGTTCTCCGGTGCATTATGCAGCTGCGGGTGGTGCGATTACGTCTTTTATGGATTGCGTTTTCTATGCTGACCTGCAGGGAGGAAGACAGTCTTTTTATCTGAAACCAGCGGCAGCAGTTGTTTCCGCAAGGAGAGCAGGGACGACAGCCACACTTGACCAGCTTAATAAGTATTTCACCATTTCGGAGATGCCTATTGTTTCTTCCCGCTATTGGAATATGGTTCATGGAGCAAAACCCGAAAATGTGAAAAAAGACCTGGAAGGATTGCAGATCATGCGTGTGCTTGCAAGGAATATGGCATGGTTCCTGAAATGCAAGGAGGCTGGCATGAAGGCTGGCGTACAGTTGCCGATGAAAGAAAAAAGCATCTATACAAATTTCATCCGGGAATAA